The following is a genomic window from uncultured Draconibacterium sp..
TTTGTAGTTCATTGTTTCCCTCGTTTAAAAAAACGTAATGACCTGTTTTACCTTCTAATAGCGAAATCTTCGAATTAGGGATTAGTTGATGATATTTTAGCGCGTTTGTTTCAATTGGCGCAACCTGATCATTATTTGCGCCTATTATTAAAACATAATTATTGACGTTCTGAGATTCGTTTGGTAATCCCAAACCCAATGCAGGTGCCATTGCAACAAAAACTTTGAATCTGTCATCTTTAAATGTAGCCGGTACTTTATTGCAATCAATTTCGTCAATTAATTTGCTTAAATCGCCTAATTCCGGGACAGTAAATTCTTTCTTCCCCTCTTTGGTCTTTGCCTGCTCTTTAACCAGTTCACAATTTACCTCGATACCGGCAATTGCAAGCGTGGTATATCCTCCCAATGAAAAACCGACCATTCCAATTCTTGTTTTGTCGATCGACGAATTAATTGTTTCATCAGCCAGTACAGCTGTTAATAAAAAGCTTATATCCTGAGGCCTTGCCCAGTAGCGAACAAAATATTCAGGAATTTTATTGTCGAAGGTATTTC
Proteins encoded in this region:
- a CDS encoding dienelactone hydrolase family protein produces the protein MKQLKILLILAAVPLLGFAQDFNVGERTINYQNTRQNRPVKAELWYPTAETDSMLQRTTELPFLLPPTIRNAKLIDKSFPLIVISHGTGGNRFSLAWLATELAKNGYIVVAPDHWGNTFDNKIPEYFVRYWARPQDISFLLTAVLADETINSSIDKTRIGMVGFSLGGYTTLAIAGIEVNCELVKEQAKTKEGKKEFTVPELGDLSKLIDEIDCNKVPATFKDDRFKVFVAMAPALGLGLPNESQNVNNYVLIIGANNDQVAPIETNALKYHQLIPNSKISLLEGKTGHYVFLNEGNNELQKQTKKYYGDDKSVNRNLIHGQVATEVLFFLKENL